In Kangiella profundi, one DNA window encodes the following:
- a CDS encoding Na(+)-translocating NADH-quinone reductase subunit A has protein sequence MIKIKKGLDLPIEGQPEQTISAGATVKTVAILGEDYVGMKPTMHVQEGDVVKKGQLIFEDKKTPGVKYTAPAAGTIKAINRGNKRKLLSVVVEVAEQEEAVSFNKFSPEQLSGLSREAIVEQMVESGMWTALRKRPYSKVPAIDSETQAIFVSAMDTNPLAADPEVIISEQNEAFNFGLDILAQLSGDKVFVATRPNSSLTKSSNAKVKYEEFSGPHPAGLVGTHIHFLYPASMSRPVWYIGYQDVIALAKLFIDGELHTDRVIALGGTMIKNPRLIRTRIGASLDELLADEENDADNRHISGSVLSGFNAIDARAYLGRYHNQVTVIREGRDKEFFGWAMPGSDKFSVTRAFFGHVFRNKRFNMTTTTGGSERSIMPIGNYERVMPLDILPTQLLRAIVTNDTVLAQELGCLELDEEDLALCTYVCPGKYEYGSILRENLTKIEKEG, from the coding sequence ATGATTAAGATTAAGAAAGGCCTGGACCTGCCAATTGAAGGGCAACCAGAGCAAACGATCTCAGCTGGTGCTACGGTAAAAACCGTCGCCATATTAGGCGAAGACTATGTTGGTATGAAGCCGACCATGCATGTGCAGGAAGGTGATGTAGTTAAGAAAGGCCAACTAATCTTCGAAGATAAGAAAACCCCCGGAGTAAAATACACTGCTCCAGCAGCTGGTACGATTAAAGCCATTAACCGTGGTAATAAACGTAAGCTGTTGTCAGTAGTGGTTGAAGTTGCCGAGCAAGAAGAAGCGGTTAGCTTTAATAAGTTTAGTCCTGAACAGCTATCTGGCTTGAGTCGCGAAGCGATTGTCGAGCAAATGGTTGAGTCAGGCATGTGGACTGCTCTTCGTAAACGCCCCTATTCAAAAGTTCCTGCAATCGATAGTGAGACTCAGGCCATTTTCGTTTCAGCCATGGATACTAATCCGCTAGCGGCTGACCCTGAAGTCATTATCAGCGAGCAGAATGAAGCCTTTAACTTTGGTTTGGATATTCTTGCTCAGCTATCCGGTGACAAGGTTTTTGTGGCGACTCGCCCTAATTCATCTCTTACCAAGAGCAGCAATGCCAAGGTTAAGTATGAAGAGTTCTCTGGCCCACATCCTGCAGGCTTAGTGGGTACTCACATTCATTTCTTATACCCGGCATCTATGAGCCGTCCTGTTTGGTACATTGGCTATCAGGATGTGATTGCTCTGGCTAAGCTATTTATTGATGGTGAGCTTCATACCGATCGTGTTATCGCGCTTGGCGGTACCATGATTAAGAATCCTCGCCTGATCCGCACCCGTATCGGTGCCAGCCTGGACGAGTTGTTAGCTGATGAAGAAAACGATGCTGATAACCGTCATATTTCAGGTTCGGTGTTGAGTGGCTTTAACGCTATTGATGCTCGCGCCTATCTTGGCCGTTACCACAATCAGGTCACTGTCATCCGCGAAGGTCGTGATAAAGAGTTCTTCGGCTGGGCGATGCCTGGTTCTGACAAGTTCTCAGTGACTCGTGCCTTCTTTGGTCATGTGTTCCGTAACAAGCGCTTCAACATGACGACTACTACAGGTGGTTCTGAGCGTTCGATTATGCCTATCGGTAACTATGAGCGTGTCATGCCTTTGGATATCCTGCCAACTCAGCTGTTACGCGCTATCGTGACTAATGACACTGTACTGGCACAGGAACTGGGTTGTCTGGAGCTGGACGAGGAAGATTTGGCCTTGTGTACTTATGTTTGCCCTGGCAAATACGAGTATGGCTCCATTCTTCGCGAAAATCTGACTAAGATTGAGAAAGAAGGATAA